The proteins below are encoded in one region of Alistipes indistinctus YIT 12060:
- a CDS encoding N-acetylmuramoyl-L-alanine amidase family protein, giving the protein MKVSKRRLLALPILYLAALLCYTPSPAQTARVGIRKVVIDPGHGGQDPGCSYKQFKEKDIVLNVALRLGELIKDNFSDVEVIYTRKTDVFIPLYERGNIANKAGADLFFSIHVNAARSSAAAGTETFVMGVDKAGRNLDIAMKENDVITFEDDYSAKYQGYVPGSSESFIIFSLMQYSYQGQSLTLANMVQRQYVRNTAMGNRGVKQAGFLVLWNAAMPSILTELGFISNAGDRALLTTRSGQEKLARSLFNAFSEYKAKSEGHSSWQTLSNASTAEDEAMDRTDGDATANGTGGSASSGNPSPGSSNTNGSTSSPGVYPTQDTAPGTKVDYRVQIMTSDRKVPKNSSRFGPYRGEVTEMITGGVYKYYVGCVASYKEALSLQSKLRSQFKDAFVVPFLGDKRITIAEARRLE; this is encoded by the coding sequence ATGAAAGTTTCAAAACGCCGCCTTTTGGCGCTTCCGATACTTTACCTCGCCGCCCTGCTGTGTTACACCCCTTCCCCGGCCCAGACGGCCCGCGTCGGTATCCGCAAGGTGGTCATCGACCCCGGGCACGGCGGGCAGGACCCAGGATGCTCCTACAAACAATTCAAAGAGAAAGACATCGTCCTGAACGTGGCCTTGCGCCTGGGAGAGCTAATCAAAGATAATTTTTCCGACGTAGAGGTGATCTACACGCGTAAAACCGACGTCTTTATCCCGCTGTACGAACGCGGCAACATCGCGAACAAAGCCGGCGCCGACCTGTTCTTCTCGATCCATGTCAACGCGGCACGCAGCAGTGCGGCCGCCGGAACCGAAACATTCGTCATGGGTGTGGACAAGGCGGGACGCAACCTCGACATCGCGATGAAAGAGAACGACGTCATCACCTTTGAGGACGACTACTCAGCCAAATACCAGGGATATGTGCCCGGATCGTCCGAATCGTTCATCATTTTTTCCCTGATGCAGTACTCCTACCAAGGGCAGAGCCTCACGCTCGCCAATATGGTTCAACGGCAGTACGTGCGCAATACCGCAATGGGCAACCGCGGCGTCAAACAGGCCGGATTCCTCGTGCTGTGGAACGCAGCCATGCCGAGTATCCTCACCGAATTGGGCTTCATCTCCAACGCCGGCGACCGGGCATTGCTCACCACGCGCAGCGGCCAGGAGAAACTGGCGCGCTCTTTGTTCAACGCTTTCAGCGAGTACAAAGCCAAATCGGAAGGACACAGTTCGTGGCAGACGCTAAGTAACGCCTCCACAGCCGAAGACGAAGCGATGGACCGGACGGACGGCGATGCAACGGCAAACGGCACTGGCGGCAGCGCCTCTTCGGGGAATCCAAGCCCAGGATCATCGAATACTAACGGAAGCACTTCCTCCCCAGGAGTTTACCCAACACAGGACACCGCTCCGGGCACAAAAGTGGACTACCGCGTACAAATCATGACTTCGGATCGCAAAGTGCCGAAAAATTCATCGCGTTTCGGCCCGTACCGCGGTGAAGTAACGGAAATGATTACGGGCGGAGTGTACAAATATTACGTGGGGTGCGTGGCATCTTACAAAGAAGCGTTATCTTTGCAAAGCAAGTTGCGCAGCCAGTTCAAGGATGCTTTCGTCGTTCCGTTCCTCGGCGACAAACGCATTACGATTGCCGAAGCACGCCGCTTGGAATAA
- a CDS encoding MlaD family protein — MKKLRFSREFKIGFFGVAMLALLYWGVNFLKSKDLFTSTRDYYAVYDQVNGLQPSASIVIKGFKVGTVSTMSYDPEQSQNVVVAFAIRAKYPIPKDSKALIFSDGIMGGKAIEIVPGSSPELLQPGDTLYSEINKGFLETAGSEFEFIKQRANDVISRLTVTLDNLNAILADNRAGLNTTVNNMASITGNINDLMVSEKGSLRNIIANLNSLSQTLKSKEGQIGHILTNVDKFTDSLSKSQFPTAIAEMTVTLNRLNTTLDKVNNGEGTVGKFVNDQALYDSLVDASANLSALLYDIKAHPKRYINISVFGGGRNRD, encoded by the coding sequence ATGAAAAAACTGAGATTCAGCCGTGAATTCAAAATAGGCTTTTTCGGAGTAGCCATGCTCGCCCTGCTTTACTGGGGCGTCAATTTCCTCAAAAGCAAAGACCTCTTCACCTCGACACGCGACTATTATGCCGTCTACGATCAGGTCAACGGCCTGCAACCTTCGGCATCGATCGTCATCAAAGGCTTCAAGGTAGGTACCGTCAGCACCATGAGTTACGACCCCGAACAATCGCAGAATGTGGTCGTAGCCTTTGCGATCAGAGCGAAATACCCCATTCCGAAAGATTCGAAAGCACTCATTTTCAGCGACGGCATCATGGGCGGCAAAGCCATCGAAATCGTTCCGGGCTCCTCGCCGGAATTGCTCCAGCCGGGCGATACGCTTTACTCGGAGATCAACAAAGGTTTCCTCGAAACGGCAGGCAGCGAGTTCGAGTTTATCAAACAGCGAGCGAACGACGTCATTTCACGACTGACCGTTACGCTCGACAACCTCAATGCGATCCTGGCCGACAACCGCGCCGGACTGAATACGACGGTCAACAACATGGCCTCGATTACAGGCAACATCAATGATTTGATGGTTAGCGAAAAGGGTTCGTTGCGCAATATCATCGCCAACCTCAATTCTCTCTCGCAAACGCTCAAAAGCAAAGAGGGCCAAATCGGCCATATCCTGACCAACGTCGACAAGTTCACCGACTCGCTGAGCAAATCGCAGTTCCCGACCGCCATCGCAGAAATGACCGTAACGCTCAATCGGCTCAACACCACGCTCGACAAAGTCAACAACGGCGAAGGGACGGTAGGCAAATTCGTCAACGACCAGGCATTGTACGACTCGCTGGTCGATGCGTCCGCAAACCTTTCGGCGCTGCTTTACGACATCAAGGCGCATCCGAAACGCTACATCAATATTTCGGTCTTCGGGGGCGGCCGCAACCGGGATTAA